In a single window of the Acyrthosiphon pisum isolate AL4f chromosome X, pea_aphid_22Mar2018_4r6ur, whole genome shotgun sequence genome:
- the LOC100571922 gene encoding uncharacterized protein LOC100571922, whose product MIKNKGAVKWDYIENLSLKLGNKLSQAHVMWHQNKMKVKLAAQILSSLTADALLFMKNIHMDEFHNVGETITFSRNIDRLFYFLNSRNPFAKGFKSPIFSSNLEYLESVNIPLVDYLFTLQVKNNIDTISHIYTTSK is encoded by the coding sequence atgattaaaaataaaggaGCGGTTAAGTGGGactatattgaaaatttgtcgttaaaattaggtaataaattgAGTCAAGCTCATGTTATGTGGCACCAAAATAAGATGAAGGTCAAATTAGCGGCTCAAATATTGAGTTCATTGACAGCAGATGCTTTgttgtttatgaaaaatattcatatgGATGAATTTCACAATGTTGGTGAAACTATAACATTTAGCCGAAACATTGATCGTctgttttatttcttaaattcaaGAAATCCATTTGCAAAAGGTTTTAAATCCCCCATCTTTTCTTCCAATCTAGAATATTTAGAATCAGTAAATATTCCACTAGTAGATTATTTGTTCACATTGCaggtgaaaaataatattgataccaTAAGTCATATTTACACAACTTCTAAATAG